Sequence from the Corallococcus sp. EGB genome:
AGCTGCAGAAGGCCCTGGACACGGTGTCGGGTGGGGACGTGGGGGAGATGCAGGAGCTCGCGGAGCTGCTCACGTCGATGGGGCGCAAGCAGGACGCCCTGCGAATCCTGACGAGCCTGGGCGCGGAGCCGGGGCAAGTGAAGAACGTGGACCTGCAGTTGTCCACCGCGAGACTTGCGCGTGAGTTGAAGGACACGGTCACCGTGCAGGCCGCCTGTGCCCGCGTGGCAGCGGCGGCGACGGATGGTGGCGTGGTGAAGTGCCCGTAGGCATGTGCCGTGGATGGCTGTGCCTGATGCTGCTGTGCCTCCTGACGGGCTGCGCGTCCGGCCGGGTCGTGCGTCTGGAGACAGGGCGCGCGGAGTCCTTGGTCGTGACACAGTGAATCCGCGAGCGGTGCTCGCCACCGTGACGGCCTCCGTCACGGTTTATCTGCTGCTGTGGTCCTTGCCGGAGCCCGTGTCCAAGGGGCTCACGGCGCTGATGACCGCGACGGCCATCGCATATCTGGGCGTGGACACGGTGTGGGGGGTTGTTGAACGGATGGTTGACGCTGGTGAAGCAGGCCGACCGCGCGATGACGTTCGACGAACTGCGCGAAGCAGGGTGGCTCATCCGCTGCATCGATGATGAAGCCTCTGAAGAGGTGATCCGGTGGACGCCTGAAGATGGCCGGCCGGACCGGGTGGGCCAGTACCGTGACGTCGACGGCATGCGCATCGATCCGCCGCAGGTCGGCGATGCTCAGGTCTTCCGGACGTGGGGCTGGTCCATCGCCCTCATCGTCTCCGAGGACATCAAGCTCGCCCTGGAGCGCATCCGCGCCACGGGCGTCCGCTTCACCCCCGTTTGAGCTCTCCGCCCGGACCCACGGTGCCCGGGCGGAACAGCACCCCGGCCGCTTACGTCCGGCCGCCCTGCAGCTTCCGGTACACGCCCACCACCTGCCCCAGGATCATCGTGGAGCGGAAGTCGGAGCGGTTCACGTAGATGGGCTGCATCGTCGCGTTCGCCGGCTGGAAGCGGATCCGATCCGCCTCCGGGTAGTAGCGCTTCACCGTGGCCTCGTCCTCGATGAGCGCCACCACGATCTCACCCGGCTGCGCCGACGGCGTCTTCTTCACGAAGAGGTAGTCCCCGTCGTGGATGCCGTCGTCGATCATCGACTGGCCCTTGACCCTCAGCGCGAACACCTCCCGGCCGTTCACCCCGCCCAGGAGGAAGCTGTCGATCTTGACCGAGTCCTCCATGTGCTCCTGCGCCAGCGCCGGCGCACCCGCCGCCACCTTGCCCAGCAGGGGGATCTCCACCATGCCGGACTCCCGGCTCTTCATCCCCAGGCCCAACAGCAGCCTCGCCCGCTTGGTGGGCACCAGCGAGCGGCTCTGTTGCTCCCCGCGCGTCAGGTAGCCCTTGCGCTCCAGGGCCTTCAGGTGGTCGTTCACCCCGTTGGTCGAGCGGATGTCCATGTGCTCCCCAATCTCCCGGATGGTCGGTGGGAAGCCCCGGACCTCCGTCTCCTTCACGATGAAGGTCAGGATCTCGCGCTGGCGCTCCGTGAGCTCTTCCATGGCCGCACTCCTTCGCTCGGTCGCCCGCCTGCTCTGGCGGTGATGGGCAACAGAATTTCAGTGGCCCATGCTCCCTGAACATACGTGTAGAGTCAATCTGTTCAGTACCCCCACCCATACCGTGCGTGCTGCGTCGGGCCCGGCTCTCTCGCGGCTTGAGGCCGCGCGTTGATCTCAGCGTACACTTGGCGCCGCCGTGTCCGACCTCCGCCACACGCTGCTCTTCGTCGATGACGAGGCCGACGTCCTGGACATCCTCAGCCGGATGTTCCAGCGACGCTATCGCGTCCTCACCGCTCCCCACGGCAAGGCAGCCCTGGAAATCCTGCGAACCGAGTCCGTGGACGTCCTCGTCACCGACCAGCGCATGCCGGAGATGACCGGCATCGACCTGGTCAACGCCGCTCGCGCGGAGGGCATCGACGTCACCACGCTCCTGCTGACGGCCTACACGGACCCGCAGGACATCATCGCGGCCATCAACCAGGGCCAGGTGTACCGCTACGTCACCAAGCCCTGGGACGTGAACGACCTGCTCATCACCGTGAAGAACGCGGTGGAGTTCGCCCAGCTCAAGAAGGACAAGGAGAAGCTCATCCGCCAGCTGCACCAGCGGGTGGAGGCCCTCTTCGTCCTCTACGAGGTCAGCCGCGCCAGCGCGAACGACCCCGCCAGCTACGACGCCATCATCGACCGCGTCCTCACCGCCGTGGCCCGGGTGCTGCCGTACGACTGCGGCGCGGCCCTCATCGCGCCGGACGGGCAGCGCGGCGCCACCCTGCGCCTGCGCTGCGTGGGCAACGTGGGCGAGGAGGCGCTGCTGGGCGTCAAGGAGTCCATGCTCGGCGCGTACCGCAAGAGCAGCGGCCTGACGCTCCCGGAGGACCGGGTCATCACCCGCGTCACCGGCACCACCACCAAGGACTCCGCGTCCCCGGTCGTCTACCCCAACCAGCTCACGGTGAACCTCACCGCCGCCGGCAAGCCCGTGGGCATGCTGTCGCTGTTCTCCCACCGCGCGGACGCGTTCACGGAGGACGACGGGCTCTTGCTGGACGTGCTCGCCAACCAGACGGCGGACGCCATCCAGTCGCTGCGCTCGGCGGAAGAGGAGGCCCGCCACCGCATGGAGCGCATGGTCGCGTCCATGGCGGACGGCGTGGTGCTCACCGACGAGAAGAACGACATCGTGGTGATGAACCCCGCGGCCCGCCGCATCCTGCACGTGGGTGAGGAGGGGCAGGGGCCCTCGAACCGGCTTCTGGAGGAGCGCCTGGGGTTCCAGCCGTTCCAACTGGTGCGCAACCTGGAGTACAGCGGCCACCAGGTGCTGCGCGAGGACGTGAAGCTCTTCGAGCGCACCGTGCAGACCACCGTGACGCCCGTCAACGACGCGCGCGGCACGCTGCGTGGCGTGTGCGTGGTGCTGCGCGACATCACCGACCAGAAGCGGCTGGAGGAGCGCAAGGACACCTTCGTGTCCATGGTGAGCCACGAGCTGCGCACGCCGCTCACCTCCATCACCGGCGCGTTGGATCTGGTCCTCAACCGGATGGCGGGGGACATCAACGAGCGGCAGCACCGCTACCTGTCCCTGGCCAAGGACTCCGCGGAGAAGCTCAACAGCATCGTGGATGACCTGCTGGACCTGTCGAAGTACGCGCAGGGCCGGCTGAAGATGAGCTTCGAGCGCATCTACCTGGAGGAGCTCGTCCAGCGCGTGGTGGAGAAGTACGGGCCCGCGTTCGCGGAGAAGCGCATCCGCGTGGTGCCGCACCTGCCGCAGCACCCGCTGCGCGCCATGGTGGACCCCAACCGCGTGAACCAGGTGCTCAACAACCTGCTCAACAACGCGGTGAAGTTCACGCCGGAGGGCGGCGAGGTGCGCGTGGAGTTGCGCGCCACGTCCAGCCTGCCCGGCTACGTGGTGCTGTCCTGCTGGAACAGCGGCGACCCCATCCCCGAAGAGAGCCTGGAGCGCATCTTCGACCGCTTCGAGCAGGCCCGCACCCAGGCCAACCGCACCGTGCGCGGCACCGGCCTGGGCCTGCCCATCTGCCGCAACATCGTGGAGGCCCACGGCGGCCGCATCTGGTCCGAGCCTTCGCACGACGGCGTGCGCTTCATCGCCGTGCTCCCCACCGAGCCGCCCCAGGACGTGCTGTCCCAGGCGGCGGTGGACACGCTGCTGCCCGCGCCGCAGCCCATCCGCGCGGACTCGCGCGGCAAGGTGCTCATCATCGAGGGCGAGCCCGAGGTGGGCCACATCATGAAGGCCCTGCTGGGCGCCCGGGGCTACCGGGTGCGCCTGGCGGCCTCGGCGGAGGAGGGGCTGTCCGCCGCGCGCAACATGCACCCGGACGTGGTGCTGGTGTCCGTGCGGCTGCCGGACGTGGGCGTGGATGGCCTGCGCCTGGCGGAGATCCTCCGGCATGATCCGGAGACGCGCCGCGCGCCGCTCCTGCTCACCTCCGCGTTCGATGAGCGCCAGCGCGCCTTCCGGGCCGGCGCGGACGCGTTCCTCGTGCGCCCCCTGGCGGGCGACAAGCTCCTGGCCACGGTGGACTCGCTGGCGCGCGGGCGCGGCGGGGGCCGGCACGGGCGCGTGCTGGTGGTGGATGACGACGTGAAGATCGCGTTCATCTGCCGCGAGGTGCTGGAGGGGCTGGGCTTCGAGGTCGGCGTCGCGCACAGCGTGGAGGAGGGCCGGCGCTCCCTGCGCGAGCGCAGGCCGGACGCGGTGCTCCTGGACGTCACGCTGCCGGACGGCGACGGGTTCGCGTTCCTGGAGGAGATCAAGGCCGAGCGCGCCAGCGGCCACATCTCCGTCATCTTCATCTCCGCGCGCACGGAGACGTCGTCCAAGGTCCGCGCGCTGAAGCTGGGTGGGGACGACTACATCACCAAGCCCTTCGACGCGCTGGAGCTGGGCGCGCGCGTGGAGAGCATGCTGCGGCGCAAGGAGCAGGAGCTGTCCTCGTCGCCCACCACGCAGCTGCCGGGCTCCACCGCCATCGAGCGCGAGGTGCAGCGCCGGCTGAGCGCGCGCCAGCCGTTCGCGTTCTGCTACCTGGACCTGGACAACCTCAAGGCCTACAACGACTACTACGGCTTCGCGAAGGCGGACGGCGTGGTGCGCCAGACGGGCGACCTGATGCGGGAGATCTTCCAGCAGGAGGGCGCCCCGGGGGACTTCCTGGGCCACGTGGCCGGCGACGACTTCGTCTTCATCACCTCCGTGGAGTCCGTGGACCGGGTGTGCCAGAAGGCGATTGAAGCGTTCGACCGGATCATCCCGCTCTACTACGACCGGCAGGACCGGGAGCGCGGCCACATCGAGGCGGAGGACCGCTTCGGGGAGAAGCGCCACTTCCCCATCATGAGCGTGTCCGTGGTGGCGGTGATGACGGACGGCGTGGCGCATGACCACGCGGAGCTGGCCCGCCGCGCCGCGGACATGAAGAAGCGCGCCAAGGCGATCCCCGGGTCCGTCTACCTGCGCAGTGATCCGGAGCGCGTGGTGCGGTCCGTCACCGGATGAGGCTCTACCAGCAGCTCATCCTCTTCATGCTCGCCGCGACGGTGCTGCCCCTGGCCATCGTCGGCTTCCTGCTGCTGTCGCGCTCGGAGCATGCGCTCGCCCAGCGCATCGACGAGCAGCAGCGCGCGATCGCCACCGCCACCGCCGAGGCCGTGGAGGCGAGCCTGATGGAGGTCGTCAACGGCCTGGCCCGCTCCGCGGAGCTCCTGCCCTGGGAGCGCGCCACGCCGGACGAGGTGCGCGGCATGCTGCTGCTCCTCTACGGCCAGTCCACCACGGTGAGCGCGGTCATCGAGGCGGACGCGAACGGGCAGCCGCTGGGGCCCGCGGTGTTCCGGAGCGCGGAGCCGCTCGAGCACCACCCCGCGTTCGACGCCGCGAACGTCCCCCAGCTGGCGCACGCGGTGCCGGTGGAGCAGTTCCGGGACGGCGGCAAGGGCCAGGCGGCGCTGGGCAGCGCGTACGTGCACGCGGGCTCGGGCGTGGCCGCGGTGGCGGTGGCGGTGAAGCTGGGGGCGGCGGAGAACGCGCCCTACGCCATCGCGGAGCTCGTCTTCACCCAGCTGGAGGCGCTGCTCGCGCGGCGCGCGAACGACGGGCAGCAGCTGGACGTGGTGGACGCCGAGGGGCGCGTCGTGGCGAGCTCCCAGCCCGCCCGGCGCATGGCCGCGCTGGAGCCGGAGCTGCGCAAGGCGCTGGAGTCCTCCCTGGGCGCGGAAGGCGGGCGCAGCTTCCAGCTGAAGGACCCCGCGCGCCGGGTGAGCGTGGCGTGGGTGAACACGCTGGAGATGGGCGTCGTCGTGACGGAGGACGAGTCCCTGGCGCTGACGCCCGTGCGGGAGCTGCGCACCACGGTGCTCGTGTCCGTGGCGGGCGCGCTGCTGGTGCTGCTGGCGTTGGGCGCGCTCTTCACGCGGCGGCTGGACCGGCGGCTCTCGGAGGTGGTGCAGGGCGCGGAGGCCTATGGCCGCGGCGAGCTGGAGCGCCGCCTGCGCGTGGAGGGCCAGGACGAACTGAGCGAGCTGGCGTCCACCTTCAACCGCATGGGCGAGGAGCTGGAGGCGTCTCGCGCGCGGTTGATGAGCTGGAACGACGACCTGCGCGTCCGGGTGGAGGAGGCCACCGCGGAGCTCCGGGCGGCGCAGCTGCAGCTGGTGGAGGCGCAGAAGCTGGCGGCGGTGGGCCAGCTGGGCGCGGGCGTGGCGCACGAAATCAACAACCCGCTGGCCGGCATCCTGGGCAACGTGCAGCTCCTGCTGCTGGACCGGTCGCCGAATGACGTGGACTTCGAGACGCTGCGCAAGATCGAGCAGAGCGCCAAGCGCTGCAAGGACATCACCCAGAACCTGCTGCGCTTCTCCCAGCAGCGCGAGCGCCCGGACCTGCGGCCCGTGGACCTGAACGCGGTGGTGCGCGACGCGCTGAGCCTCACGGAGAACCAGACGCGCGGGGAGGGCATCGAGCTGGTGACGGAGTTGAACCCGGAGCTGCCTCGCGTGAAGGCGGACCCCGGGCACCTGTCGCAGGTGGTGTTGGCGCTCCTGTCCAACGCGCGCACCGCGATGCTGAAGACGCCGGTGAAGCGGCTCACCCTGCGCACCGGCGAGCGCGACGGGATGTGCACCCTGGAGGTGGAGGACACCGGCAAGGGCATCGCGGAGAACATCCGGCCGCGCATCTTCGAGCCCTTCTTCACCACCAAGGACGTCTGGTCCAATGTGGGCCTGGGGCTGAGCGTCGCGTGGCGCATCGTCACGGAGGCTGGGGGGACGCTGGAGGTCCGCTCGGAAGAAGGGCAGGGGGCCCGGTTCACCGTGGTGCTGCCCCGGGCATGAAGCCCGCCGCGTGTGCTAGCTAGGGCCTTCGCATGGCTGCTCCCCCATCCCGCAGGCGACAGGCGCCGTTCCTCATCGGGCTCGTGCTCATCCTGGCCGCGCTGCCGGTGGGCTGGTTCGTCTTCCTGCGGGAGCCTCCCGCGCCGCTGCCGCCGCCCGAGCCTCCGCGCCCTGTCGTCACGGCGGCGGAGGCGAAGAAGGTGGTGGAGCTGGTGCTGAGTTCGTTCGAAGGCGACGTGCAGGTGCGGCACGGCGAAGGGCCCTGGGAGTCCGCCAGCAAGGACATGCCGCTGCGGCCCACGGACGTGGTGCGCACCGGCCGCGGGTCCTGGGCGGTGGTGCTCAACGGCGAGTCCGTGGAGCTGCGCATGGAGGCCGACACGGAGATCTCCGTGGAGGAGCTGTCGGACGAGCTGTCGAAGGTGCTGCTGGGCAGCGGTCTTGCCACCGCCACCGTGCGGGGCCGCCCCAACGTCCGCCACACCTTCGTGCTGAAGGCGAAGAACGGCGACGCGGAGGCCAGCACGTCCCAGGGTACCTTCACCATGAGCAACAACGGCAAGGGCACCGTGAGCGTGGGCACGCGCGAGGGCGACGTGAAGCTGACCGGCAAGGAGGGCAAGTTCGTCATCGTCCGCGCCGGCCAGCGGTCCATCGTCCGCCCCGGTCAGGCCCCCACCGAGCCCGACGCCATCCCCAGCACCGTGTTCCTGAAGATGGAGTGGCCCACGCGCAAGAAGCAGCGCAAGGCGGAGCTCGCCGTGACCGGCCATACCGACCCGGGCAACCGGGTGATGGTGGACGGCGTCAGCGTGCCCACCGACGCGGACGGAAGGTTCACGCTGAACGTCTCCCTCAAGGATGGCACCAACACCGTTCAGGTGACCGCCGTGGGCGTGGGCGGCGCGCGTCAGGAGGAAAAGCGTGACCTGCGGCTCGACACGGGGCCGATCATGGATGTCGAGAACCCGTGGGGTACCACCGGAGGTTCCGCGCCCTGATCCGCGTGGCGGGGCCTCGGGTCCTGTGAGAATGGGCCCACCTGGAGGGTGAGGTGGAGGGCCGGACGGGTCCGCGGGGCCGGCGAGGCGCCCCCACCGCGGCCAGCGGCAGCAAAGTGGTGCAGTCCCGGCGGAGGGCCTTGTAGAGTCGGGAAGCCCTGGAACGTCTCCTGCTCTCCGCGATCGTCTTGCTTTGTGCCCCGGTCTGGGCGGCTTCGCTGGAGCTGCTCGGCCCGGACGCGCCCGTGCCGCCAGAGGGCTTCGTGGTCGCGGTGGTGCGCCGGGACGCCACGGGCCAACCGGTGGCGTTCAGCCCGGCATCGGTGACCGCGGAGGGCGCGGAGCTCAAGCCCGGACCGGGGTCCCTCCCGCTGCGCACCTACGTCGTGGTGCCGAAGGCCCAGGCGCGCGAGGTGGTGGTGCGCGTGAAGGGCGACGGCGAGGAGGCCCAGGCCCGCTATGACGTGGGGCCGCCCGCGAGCCGGATGGAGCTGTCGCTGGAGCCCTCGCTTCCGGTGAAGGGCCGCGACAAGGAGGCGACGCTCACCGTGAAGCGGCTTCGGCCGGACGGCACGCCGGATGACAGCGGCGCACCGCCGGTGCTGCGCGCGAGCACCGGGCAGCTGGAGGGGCTTCAGCACATCGGGCCGGGCACGTACATCGCTCGGTACGTGCTGCCCCCCACGCGATTCCCCGAGGCGGCCATCCTCGTCGCGCTGTCCGCATGGCCGCATCCACAGTCGGTGCATGGCGCGTACGGGCGACTCCTGGTGCCGCTGGCTGCGTCGGTGAACCTGCCTGGCCGGAGCGAGCCCGGAGGTCAGGTGTCACTGGAGGTGGCCGGGACGCGCTTCGGGCCCGTGCCGGTGGACGCGTCCGGGCGCTTCGTGCTGCCGCTGGTGGTGCCGCCCGGCTACCCGCTGGCGCGCGGTGAAGTGAGGGACGACTCGGGCCACGTGGAGCGCATCGCCATCGACCTCCAGTTGCCGCCTACGGATGGCCTCGCGTGCGTGCTCAACCCGCAGCGGTTGCCCGCGGACGGCGTGTCCCAGGCCCGGCTGCTGTGCGCGACGAGTGATCCGAAGGGGCTCCCCGTGGCGGATGCGCGCGTCACGGTGAAGGCGAAGTACGGCCGGCTGGAGGGGCCCATTCGCGACACGAACGGGATGCTGGAGTGGCGCTACACGGCGCCGCGCGCGCTCGCGGCGGATGAGCGCATCGACGCGGCGTGGCCTCAGCGGGGCCCCGGCTCACGCGAGTCGCTGCCGATGCAGCTGGTGCAGGGCGCGGTGCGCGACGTGACGGTGTCGCTGTCCGAGCCGGTGGTGCACGCGGGGTCGGTGGCGCGGGTGGGGGTGGCGGCGCGGGACGCGGCCGGGCAGCCCCGGCCGGAGGCGAAGGTGGTGGTCGTCTCTCGCGAAGGCACCGTGGGGCCCGCGGTGGAGTCCCCGCCGGGGACCTTCACGGTTCCCTGGACCGCGCCGGAGAACGGGGCCCGGTCGAGCACGGATGTGACGGTGCGCGCGTACGGCCCGGTGGGGACGGAGCCCGCACGGCTCGCGGTGTGGCGGGCGGACGCGGGGCTCGTCGCGGGCGTGGTGGACCTGGCGGGCTGGCCGGTGCCCCATCAGCCGCTGCGGGTGAACGGCGCGGAGCGGGTGACGGGGGAGGACGGGACGCTGTTCGTGAGCGCGATGGTCCCCGGCAAGGTGCGCGTGTCGCATGCCGTGTGGTCAGGGCTCGACGTCACGGTGCATGTGCTGGGGACGCAAGGACCGGTGTTCCCGGCGTCCGCGCCGCTGGTGCCCGCGCCCGTCGTGCAGCGCGTGGAGGTGGCGCCGCCGCTGCCGATCAACGTGCGGGTGCGGGTGGAGGGCGCGCGGGTGACGTGCTGGGCGGAGGACCCGAGCGGGAACGTGCTGAAGGAGCGCCCGCTGCACGTCGCGCTGTCCGAAGGTGAGAAGGGGGACCTGTCCGTGCAGGACGGGCTCACGCGCTTCACCGTGCACGGCGCGAAGGGCCCCGTGAGCGTGTCCGTGGCGGACGTGCGCACCGGCGTGACGGCGGTGGAAGAGGTGCGGCCTTGAGGCCTCCGCGCCCGGCGCATCGCGATGCGCGAGCACCCCGGAGGGGCCGGGTGGAACAGGCGCGGCGTCGGGCCGTGCTCCCCTGCATCCCCGTGAGCCTCCTGTTCGCGTTGCTCCTGCTGCCGTCCGCGGCGTCCGCGCAGTCGCTGTCGTCGGATCCGGCGACGCAGGCGTCGACCATCGCCGGGCGCGTCTGC
This genomic interval carries:
- the lexA gene encoding transcriptional repressor LexA produces the protein MEELTERQREILTFIVKETEVRGFPPTIREIGEHMDIRSTNGVNDHLKALERKGYLTRGEQQSRSLVPTKRARLLLGLGMKSRESGMVEIPLLGKVAAGAPALAQEHMEDSVKIDSFLLGGVNGREVFALRVKGQSMIDDGIHDGDYLFVKKTPSAQPGEIVVALIEDEATVKRYYPEADRIRFQPANATMQPIYVNRSDFRSTMILGQVVGVYRKLQGGRT
- a CDS encoding response regulator, which encodes MSDLRHTLLFVDDEADVLDILSRMFQRRYRVLTAPHGKAALEILRTESVDVLVTDQRMPEMTGIDLVNAARAEGIDVTTLLLTAYTDPQDIIAAINQGQVYRYVTKPWDVNDLLITVKNAVEFAQLKKDKEKLIRQLHQRVEALFVLYEVSRASANDPASYDAIIDRVLTAVARVLPYDCGAALIAPDGQRGATLRLRCVGNVGEEALLGVKESMLGAYRKSSGLTLPEDRVITRVTGTTTKDSASPVVYPNQLTVNLTAAGKPVGMLSLFSHRADAFTEDDGLLLDVLANQTADAIQSLRSAEEEARHRMERMVASMADGVVLTDEKNDIVVMNPAARRILHVGEEGQGPSNRLLEERLGFQPFQLVRNLEYSGHQVLREDVKLFERTVQTTVTPVNDARGTLRGVCVVLRDITDQKRLEERKDTFVSMVSHELRTPLTSITGALDLVLNRMAGDINERQHRYLSLAKDSAEKLNSIVDDLLDLSKYAQGRLKMSFERIYLEELVQRVVEKYGPAFAEKRIRVVPHLPQHPLRAMVDPNRVNQVLNNLLNNAVKFTPEGGEVRVELRATSSLPGYVVLSCWNSGDPIPEESLERIFDRFEQARTQANRTVRGTGLGLPICRNIVEAHGGRIWSEPSHDGVRFIAVLPTEPPQDVLSQAAVDTLLPAPQPIRADSRGKVLIIEGEPEVGHIMKALLGARGYRVRLAASAEEGLSAARNMHPDVVLVSVRLPDVGVDGLRLAEILRHDPETRRAPLLLTSAFDERQRAFRAGADAFLVRPLAGDKLLATVDSLARGRGGGRHGRVLVVDDDVKIAFICREVLEGLGFEVGVAHSVEEGRRSLRERRPDAVLLDVTLPDGDGFAFLEEIKAERASGHISVIFISARTETSSKVRALKLGGDDYITKPFDALELGARVESMLRRKEQELSSSPTTQLPGSTAIEREVQRRLSARQPFAFCYLDLDNLKAYNDYYGFAKADGVVRQTGDLMREIFQQEGAPGDFLGHVAGDDFVFITSVESVDRVCQKAIEAFDRIIPLYYDRQDRERGHIEAEDRFGEKRHFPIMSVSVVAVMTDGVAHDHAELARRAADMKKRAKAIPGSVYLRSDPERVVRSVTG
- a CDS encoding ATP-binding protein, coding for MRLYQQLILFMLAATVLPLAIVGFLLLSRSEHALAQRIDEQQRAIATATAEAVEASLMEVVNGLARSAELLPWERATPDEVRGMLLLLYGQSTTVSAVIEADANGQPLGPAVFRSAEPLEHHPAFDAANVPQLAHAVPVEQFRDGGKGQAALGSAYVHAGSGVAAVAVAVKLGAAENAPYAIAELVFTQLEALLARRANDGQQLDVVDAEGRVVASSQPARRMAALEPELRKALESSLGAEGGRSFQLKDPARRVSVAWVNTLEMGVVVTEDESLALTPVRELRTTVLVSVAGALLVLLALGALFTRRLDRRLSEVVQGAEAYGRGELERRLRVEGQDELSELASTFNRMGEELEASRARLMSWNDDLRVRVEEATAELRAAQLQLVEAQKLAAVGQLGAGVAHEINNPLAGILGNVQLLLLDRSPNDVDFETLRKIEQSAKRCKDITQNLLRFSQQRERPDLRPVDLNAVVRDALSLTENQTRGEGIELVTELNPELPRVKADPGHLSQVVLALLSNARTAMLKTPVKRLTLRTGERDGMCTLEVEDTGKGIAENIRPRIFEPFFTTKDVWSNVGLGLSVAWRIVTEAGGTLEVRSEEGQGARFTVVLPRA
- a CDS encoding FecR domain-containing protein, with product MAAPPSRRRQAPFLIGLVLILAALPVGWFVFLREPPAPLPPPEPPRPVVTAAEAKKVVELVLSSFEGDVQVRHGEGPWESASKDMPLRPTDVVRTGRGSWAVVLNGESVELRMEADTEISVEELSDELSKVLLGSGLATATVRGRPNVRHTFVLKAKNGDAEASTSQGTFTMSNNGKGTVSVGTREGDVKLTGKEGKFVIVRAGQRSIVRPGQAPTEPDAIPSTVFLKMEWPTRKKQRKAELAVTGHTDPGNRVMVDGVSVPTDADGRFTLNVSLKDGTNTVQVTAVGVGGARQEEKRDLRLDTGPIMDVENPWGTTGGSAP
- a CDS encoding Ig-like domain-containing protein translates to MVLLCAPVWAASLELLGPDAPVPPEGFVVAVVRRDATGQPVAFSPASVTAEGAELKPGPGSLPLRTYVVVPKAQAREVVVRVKGDGEEAQARYDVGPPASRMELSLEPSLPVKGRDKEATLTVKRLRPDGTPDDSGAPPVLRASTGQLEGLQHIGPGTYIARYVLPPTRFPEAAILVALSAWPHPQSVHGAYGRLLVPLAASVNLPGRSEPGGQVSLEVAGTRFGPVPVDASGRFVLPLVVPPGYPLARGEVRDDSGHVERIAIDLQLPPTDGLACVLNPQRLPADGVSQARLLCATSDPKGLPVADARVTVKAKYGRLEGPIRDTNGMLEWRYTAPRALAADERIDAAWPQRGPGSRESLPMQLVQGAVRDVTVSLSEPVVHAGSVARVGVAARDAAGQPRPEAKVVVVSREGTVGPAVESPPGTFTVPWTAPENGARSSTDVTVRAYGPVGTEPARLAVWRADAGLVAGVVDLAGWPVPHQPLRVNGAERVTGEDGTLFVSAMVPGKVRVSHAVWSGLDVTVHVLGTQGPVFPASAPLVPAPVVQRVEVAPPLPINVRVRVEGARVTCWAEDPSGNVLKERPLHVALSEGEKGDLSVQDGLTRFTVHGAKGPVSVSVADVRTGVTAVEEVRP